Within the Mauremys reevesii isolate NIE-2019 linkage group 2, ASM1616193v1, whole genome shotgun sequence genome, the region AGCTGAAAATAATTCCCTTTCACCGGTTCTGGAATTCATTTTCTTTGGTCAGGTATcaagattatgagttttcaaacaCACATTCAAATGGACTTGAAAGTAGCAGAGGTTTGGTTTGCCTTGCCATCCAACATATTGCTTTGTTCCTGGAGACTCAACTTTGTTTTATTACCTCAATGATTTGGAGCCCTGAAAAGTTTGTTTTAAGACCTGAAAACCTTACGTTTTTCCGAAGATTTACTATTGATTTTTTTATGCTTTGTGCACATGGCTTTGCGTTGAGATTCCAAACAGCAATATCAACAAAcagctgttttaaaatgtgtgctaatAAAGAGAGTCCCTTTGTGATAGATTTGAAAGCAAATATTAGTATTAATAGTCCTTTTAAGTGGCTACATAAGTAGATTTCGAAATATTCTTGCTCTCTGTCTACCTTTCATTGTTATGCCTATGTCACTAGTTAAAAGGTAAGACTATCCCCTTGTGTGAATGAAGAAATGGAAACACTATTTGATATACATTTTTTATTTCCGTTCTCTCCCAGTTGAAATTCACAGGGCAAAGTTGTTTACCTATGAATATGTATTTGTTACCGATGAAGTTAGTTCAACTGAATTTTGACAATTCCTTTTCAGGTTAAAAgaaaaagtgtatttttaaacGATACAACCTATTTAAAGACATTTTTACTAAAATCGAGTGGAACTTGAGAATATATAGTTAATTTACAAATCACAATTACTTCTGGACAAAGATATATATGTGGGGCATGCGGGATAAAATCATTATTCTACAAAATtatgctttctttttcttttcttaacaTGGGAATGAATGGATATCTGCCCTGTCTCTTTGTAGGAAGGATTTCAACAGGCTATTAAATCAACACAAGCAGCCCTTGTAGCCCTATAATTTATGGCTGTCTTTAAAAGGTAGTAAACTACACTAATTATGTATCAGCATCAAAAATAAGCAGGAAAATCTGGCAAGGATTTGAAATAGTTCTATATAATCCCCTATCTTCTACCACTGCCAGAATAATATTGTCACCACAAAGAGCACTACATTTCgttgtttaaaaaacaattcaATTATGAAAGAAACATGCACACAATGCAGAGAAGTCCAacaatatataaaatacaaaaaaacctaTGCTCCTCTGGTGTATTTTCTGAAGCAAAAGCCAGCGTTTCTAAAATCaaagaacatttatttttatgttcCTAATTCCAAATCACACAGGAATCACTGCAAACCTACTCAAgggaaccaaacaaaaaaactacGAAAGCCACCCAACACTAAAACTGCTTCCACTACCTGTCTCTTGCTTTGAGACTTCGATTTTGGAAGGAACTAAGAATGGACAAAGAAATTACCAACCTCTTTCGCTCTTTAAATTACTTTGCATCTTTCCTGTTTCGAATGCCTCTATGAGGACTGCTATTAATTCTGTTCCATATATTTCTTTGTCTGTCGAGACACTCGCATTCACCAGCCATAGAAGATGAATGGATTCAATCCGAAACATTCCAACTAAGTTAAATATTTATCACAATAAAATCTCATTGTAACAGCATTTCCCCCCATATGCAAGCACTAGGAAATATGAACTCTACACAAAACTACCCCACAACAGATTTTATTTCCCAAGTTCTTACCTCCTAAAATTTCTAACAGTGGACTGAATTGTTTCTTGCTGTTATCGCTCAGTAAATCGTCTTTTTCGGTGCACTGGGGTTCTGTAAATAAGCAACAAGCAATGCCTAAATGAGAATCAGAAAGGAAGATATTTATTCATACAAGAAGTATTTGGTTTGCttcattattttaaaagacaaaagtCGTGGATGTGCATAGAACTACTGAAGGGAAACCATTGATTAGTGCAATGTGTAAAAGATTATTTTATACAACAGTAAAGAACACTGGTATCTGAACACGCCTTTTGTGGTAGACTGCTATGCCTTCTGTCTCCAAGTGTTTGGAAATATTGTCATTCCAAACTCTTGTTACATGAATGTATGCTTTATTTTCCTCTGGGAAACCTTTGTTTAGGATCATTTAATCAAGAGCAGACATTAAACACAACTAGCGATGTTCATCTCTGTTGAGTAAATCAAGGAAGAGGTTCCAGTTTAAATGTACGGTATACTAGGATTTTTATTCAAATACTTAAGGATTCCAGCCCGAATCTATTCCCATTAAATTCTGTGAGAGTTCtgccgttgacttcaatgagagtaggATCGAACCCTTCAACTCTTTACTAaaagctgttgtggaaaaagaAGAAGACGAAGCAGAAACATTTAGCACTTCGATATTGTAATTTTTGTCGGTCTTATAATATTACAGACCCCAAGAAGCCAATAATCATACTCTTCAAATATTTTTGGATCACATTTGCAAAGGTATTTATCAGATATAATAACGTACCCCATGCATTCATTATTCATAATAAAATCCTATGTATTGTTTCTTAAGATTGCCAGCAAATGTAAATGCTAATAGTTAACTAACAGGATTTCTTGGAAGAGTGTCATCTGAGCCTTGGAAAATATTAAGTCTGTCTTGGGAGAACTTTTCGAGAAGAGATTTTGCTTTGCTAATTTATTAGCTCCATAATTTGATATAGCTATAATAATTTGAAATCTGGTGTAGAATTACAGTCTATAGAAAATAATGCAATAGTAGCTTACTGGGCTGTTTATTTCCCTCTCATAAATTTAGAGGGCTCACTGATAAAATCTATAAACAAATTGAAAGTTAATTTTTTCAAATAGCTATCTCCAGCTTTAATTCGGTTGCCTGCTGTTTTCTTAGCTCTGATATTCACATCATTCCAAAAAATACAGTGGGGGCATAGAGTACTTGTATTTTATGTTAAAACTCATTCTTTAACCATTTTGATCCATAATCAATAATCATGTTATCAACTACAATAAAATTGATCCGAATGTCTTGATTGGGTTTACCCCCCTCCTTTAAAATATGGAATGTGCGTCTGAAAATGGTGCCAACGACTTTCTGCTATTTATTTTGGAGCTATTAAGTTCCACCACAATATTTTATAGTGCCACAGTCCTTTAAACTATACTTCTTCTTGAAAGAGTTGCTAAGTAGCaataaagcactttacaaacgctatgacttttttttaatttgttgttaTCCCAAATTCTAATATTCATTGCGGCACTTTAACTTCGTACATAAATCGTTCAGACTAATGAGTCATAGAGAAATTTGCCCATGACTTTTCCTTTACAATGCTTGCTGcctttccattgcttttttggCCCTGCGTTAGAAGCCGGTGATTTATTAATGCCAGGAAAATTGAACAAAGCAGTCTTCCTGCACTGTGGTATCCAGCCTTCCACAGTGTGAATTAGAACATTATCAAATGTGTTTGACTCGGTAACACTTAATCACAAAAAGCCATAATGTGACCACAAAGCAGCTAAAACAAAGATTTAAcatttctaaatattaaacttgCTAAGTAAATACTCAGCAGACTTCAACAAAGTTAGCACAAACAATTACAATCATCAAGCTATAAATACACACTAAATACTTACCAACATAGTCCCTACTGCTTTCTCAAGAAGTTTAGAATCTTTCAAGACAAATCggggctttttaaaaaactcaaaTAGGAAGTTGAGTTTCACTTCAGAGAGAATCACTCCTAGTGAGAACTGACGGCCACAGATCCATTCCTGACTATCTGCATTAATTATTTAATGAGTCACGTGACCTTAAAGATTAAAATTTCAATATCTACACAAGAAAAGACGCAACACCTTTATCTACTAGTGCAGGGTTTCTGTTTTGCTTATTTAGGTCCCATAATCTCTGTTGGTTTTGACAGCTTTTCAGTTTCTTGGGAGATCATTTGAACATTAATAACATGTGCTTGTCTGCTATTGTAGGATCAGGCAGTTCCACAGACCTTAGTTTTAAATTAGCCATTTGATTCCGGATTTTTATTGTCTACAGCAGACTGTGTTAACATGCATAATTATAGTCCATTCCTCTTCTAACAGTTATTACACATGATAATATGATGACAATACTGATACCAAATATATTTGCCCTTATGATGCCTTTAAAACTGACAAAGAATTGGCTCACCACAGTTTATCAATATTCATGTGGTATGGGAGGTCTGGGAAGAATTCTTTTGCTCTGCCATTTGCACATCTCGTGGGAAAGTATAATAAAGAGTTAAAAGAGAGGTTTCCTTTCTGTGCTTAGAAAATACACAGTTAGTGGGCTAAATGAATGCCTGGCATAATTCATTTGAACCAGTGGGCCTCATTCAGGTCTCGCTTACATTAGTGACTCTAGTGAACTCAATGGAATTACATTGGTGTAAAGTAGTATATACTGTGTCAGAATCGGTCCCAGTGTGTCTACAATGGAGTGAATGTAACACCTTCTAGTGCAGTAACTGGggttaaaacaaaaataagactcaAGCTTTTAATACTCTGTGTTCTATTAATGATATACGTATCGAATATCACATTTCTCATACAACACCAATACATCTGAAAGGATACATATAATTATAGATGTATTGGAGTACTGTTTTCAACAATCTCACAAATTCCGCAATAGGGTGCAGAATGAATACAAAAGAAAAATCCGGGTATATGTGCTTCAAAAAATCACATAAAGAACCCCCAGTCTTTTTGTATATTACTCTTCAAGTCGATTCATGTCATGGCTGTCACGGAATGATATGACAGAGTGTCCTAAAGTAGAGATGCTAACGCAGCGATGCTGCCAAGCTTTCCTGGCGCCCGCAGTCTGTTGGTTTCAGTGGGTCTACTGGCATGAGTAAGCGCTGCTGGCGTGACTCGTGAGAAAAGGAATGAAGGATCGGGCCCATTATCAGACTTCAGGGTTGGGATGGAGGCTCGGGctagggaggggagaagaaagaTGGAGTCTCCTGACAAGCTTGTCAAGACCTccaccttccttcctcccccacccatcccccacccatTTACAAAACCCAAGAAGCAGTCCATAGGGCGCAGAGTATACCAAAAAAATGTCCGAGCCCTGGGTAAACATTCAATGGAGAATGGTTATAGTTATTAAATACTGCGCGCTGCTTGTCACAGATGAGTTCCTCTTGTAATAAAACACCAGGTATATTAGAGATTGCAGGAGAAACTGGAAGGCAGACCTTGAAAAACTACCATTTTTCTtggtgggaaggggcgggggttAACGGCTTGGCTCTAACTGGGACAATTAAAGTGACTCAGACCTGATTTTGTCTTTATTTGAAATATTGACAAACTTCCACCTTTAGCATTTTGTGCCGCTTTCCTTTGTGGCGAGAGCAGATAAATACGTGTgtgtgatagagagagagagacagccagCCAAAGAGAGACATTTAGGTCCAAGAGCTGGATTTAAAAGGATACTGTCTTTAAAGGTCAAGGGTTTGAAGGGTCAGTCTGCTTCTCTAAAAAAACAATTAATGGGATAGAAAATTTGTCCTTTCAGTGAACTCTTCTGGTTGCCCTAGCAAAGGCTGGACAATGCCAGAGTTTAAAGTCTGCGATTTAATGTTCTAAGTGATTGTAACACTGATTATATCACACGAGAAGCACAGTAACACTCACATATCAAACACTATTCAGCTTTAAAAAGGGGGGGGACAAATGAAAATTTACCTTAAATAATGATAATCTGCCATGTGATATTTTGCAGTCCGAGGCTGATTCTCCACCAAGACAGTATACATTTTTTTAGCAGACAGCCAAGATGCTGTGTCTTTACACATGACCACTTTTTTTTCCAGGAAAATCCTTTGCGTCTTCACAGACTTTTTCCAAGAGAATGCCTTTCAGAACGGCTGTTGAATTACAAAGAAGTATTTATTGTAGGAGGTGATTAATGATACTCAGTAAAATTGCTATTTTCAGCGCGTGTTTTCATTTAGTTTTACGAAGGGAAAATAGGTTTATAAGCATAGTCTTCAGTAATAAATTATTCTCAATTAAAATGTTTGATTTGGGATTTTGATCATTTCTGCTAATTTGGTTTTGAAATAAATTGGGGGGAAATGTTCCacacaagaaacaaaacaaaaagctgtACGTTGCAGAGAGTGAGAGATACCAGCAGTTACCCCACCTTCAGATATATTCAGTTTCCTTTATATTGGGGCAGCTAACATGGAAAACGTTTTAGGATTTAGTAAACAGCAGCATGGTAACGGAAACATACTTTTCAGGGTGGTTAGTTGTTCATTGTAAAGGCAACACTGTTTGCTAAACGTATTTACAACTGCCATAGCTTTGATGCTGAATATACTCTTCCAGTGACATGTtaaatttttcattgaaatggtATGTGTTCCTGGGACAGGCAGTGATGCTCACAATATTGTTGTGCCAGTGTGCTTTCTTACTGAGTGAATTGTGATATATTTAAATAAAGGAACTAAATCTTGCTCGCCTTACTCACGTGAGAAAACTCGTCGACTCCAGTTTACTACCTGGACACACTTTCGTGACTATGGCGAATAAAATGTGGCCCTTAATCTTTTTCTGGCAGAAAAACAGTGATAGAGTTTCCGCCTACAAGTTCTTCTGCTCAATTAATAGTTGCAATGTCAATGATACTTTCAAGAAAGTGATATGAAAATCCTTATAACTTGTATACATTTTATTGTAATAATTCCACCTTTGGTATATTTCTCAACATCCTTGACAATGAGAAGGTTAGTATGAGTTTGAAACACCTGAATACTGTTTTCCAGAATCATTCTGAACACATCTACCAGATTAAACCTCTGGTTTGTACCAGATTTCATTTAATGATTAAGGTTATTTCTGTTTACACCAAACACTTTTCAAAATAGATGCCTTTGAAATAAAGAAACTTTTATCACCCATACATCCCCTTAATTCTTCATAGTGAATTGACAAGTCACAATAAATACCAAGTGAACGAATAAATAATGACTGGCCAGATATTTTTAAAGTGTATCATGGTTAGCTGTCTTAGTTCTACTAAAGTAAATTAGTTCATTTCAGTTCATTGACTCAGTGTGAAAGCTCTATTTTTCTGTGCATAGGATGGGAATAGCCATGTACATATAAATGAATAGACAGACTGAACCTCTGGCAAGGTTGCTACAGGAGACAAGTCATCGAGGCAATAAATAATACATATACTTGTTCAAGTAGGCTCTACTTTTTGTGAAGGCAGGCAACTAACATGAGCATCTCTTTAACTAAATTTGAAGGCAAACAACTGTATTGACAAGATTAATTCCAGTTAAAACAATGTGATAAGccgttatttttaaataattgtagTTATATCAGCAAAGCATAACGTTTAGGAAACAGCATTACATGAACTTGTGTTTGaagcctttaatttttttttgtacagAATATTCTTTATTACCAGTATTGGCAATATATACATCACACCAAAATTCACAAATTGTACACAAACCGAAACAGTTAGAGGTGCCAGATATGAAGACAGCAACagcctttaatatttttaaataaatgcaatAGGAGACATGGGGGAAACGATTATATCACAACTACCGCAGTGGCTACgcttaaaaacaattaaataacTCTTGTTACATTAAACATTGTCTGTCAGACTGTAATGGGTCAGTTTTCATAAAATCTCCATGACATAAAATTTGGTTTCTTCTGTCTGCATATACTGGAGAATCCACGAACATTGCACGAAACAACACAACTCAAGTCAATGTCTTACACCAAGTGTCTCATGAGTTATTATTTtaactgtattttatttttaaagtgttatgtACAAAAGAGTCCTTCTTGAGTACATAATTCATCCATTACAGCATCCAGCACCCTGTGACACTGAAGGTACAGCGTATTTTCATAAATACAAAAGAATGATGGGAATGGAACCATTATGTCTGTACAATGCAGACAATTTGTCCAGGTTTTGGTTTCAACATGTACCCTGTTCAGGGCACGTTTCTTCTGATTCTGGATACAGTTGTTTTGGTCCAAATGGTCAACAACAAAAATAGGCAActgaaaaaacaaatataaaaatcaTGATAGGGCTGATGAGTTGGGTGTTGACCCATCGAGTTGATGGCGGTGGCCCTGTGTCTGTGCTTTGGCTTGCTGACTAGCAGTGGATGGGTTTGAGGAGCGCATCTTAGTGTTAGGCAGTTTGTGATCTTTCTTCCATTTCATCCTCCTGTTCTGAAACCAGATCTTGACCTGGCGCTCCGAGAGACAAAGTGTGTGTGCTATCTCAATGCGTCGCCTCCTGGTCAGGTAACGGTTAAAATGGAACTCCTTCTCCAGCTCTAAGACTTGTTGTCTGGTGTAGGCAGTTCGAGACCTCTTGGGTTCCCCTCCAGTGTAATTGGGATtgactgaacacacacacacaaaaagcaattGAACATAATCATTATATAATAACTTGACACCAGGTTCAAATCAGAGACATAACTGCAAGAAAATGTTTCACAGGCTATTGACAATAGGAAACAATTGAAGAGCAATAAAAAATGGTGATGGGCATTTGGGTGGAAGAAAAGCTTCAAAGACACATGGCCCAGAGCCACTGGCAGGGCAATTAAATTTATGGGGGCTATAATTACTGCCCTAACGGTTTGGCGTCTCGTAAATCTCTCGATAAAGGACCCCGGATACAAAAGGTTTCTCACGTTTGTATTGGGAAACGCGCGCACATAAAAACCCAGCCCAACCCTGCAGCACCTTCAgcgtcctctcctcctcttcctcctccccaggcaGTCCCACTCACCAGTGCTCACATGGATCTTCTTCATCCAGGGGTAGACCACGGGCTCTTTGCCTTTGAGGCCAGGCAGGCTCTTgtcaggcaggagggggcagcctGGGCTGGCCCCGGTCCCTGCGGCGGGGGCTGCTTCGCAGTGGCGCTGGTGCTGCAGGACGTGGCTTTGGAGCAGCGGCTGGGACTGGACATGGTGCCCCTTCGGTGGTGGCGGTGGTGGCGGCGGTGGAGGAGAGGCGCCCGGGGGTGGCTGCTCCTGGCCCGGGGTGGCGCTGGCGCTGCTGTAGCTGTAGGGTGCCTCGGGGTAGCCGGGTGGCTGCGCGGGGTAGAGCGCctcgggaggaggaggaggtggcggGGGTGGCTGGTATCCAGGGTCTCTGCTGGGCCGCTGGTAGTAGTCGGGGAGAGACTGGCCCGGGTGCGCGGGGTGCTGGTGCAGGTgcggctgctggtggtggtggtaggtgctgctgctgctgctgtgctgcgaATACTCCTCGCAGGGCGGGAATTTGGGCTCGATGTAGTTGGAGTTTATCAAAAACGAACTCATGGTCATTAATTTGTTGAAGTGCAAAAATACTAATTTTTCTCGCGTTGTCGTTTTTCTGGGCTCGGCGaggcccctcctccttctccccctctccttcccccgcccttcctccctccctccctccccctcgccGCTGTCAAGTGCCGGCTGCCAAAGTTTGGGCCTCCCCCCCAAACCCGAgcgcacaacacacacacacacacacatcaccacCTGACCGGCAGGGCCAATTGCTGCGCTGTTTGCGGACCCCGGATCAGGAAATGGAAAGATGGTGAGTGCCGGAGGAGcccgggcagcagcaggagcagcccaaACCGTCTCTTACCGAGTTGGGGAGAGAGGTCCCAGCAATGGTAAAAAACTGTGCAGCCAGAAAGGGGAGCGAAATCCGAGGCGCATCCTAGTATCCATCGCACCAACCACCTCCCCTAAACCCGCAGTTCGACCAGATACCTCTCAAATAGGTGACCTCGGACTCTTAAAACAGGAGAACAAGATTTTGCTCAAAGCCACGGGAGTTAGAGCTTTGCTACACTGTGATTGCTGCTTATTGTGGCCAATtatttccccctcttccctgtggaacggagagagagagagagagacctaaaTTCGGCGCTACCAGTCGCAAATTCATCTTGGgcacaaatattttatttctctagcattttttggagggggggcagagaagaaggagaggggaggaaagaTGGGGGGCGGATCAGAAATCAACGAGAAACTAAAATGTAGTATACAGAAAAAGAAATTGACATTGCATAATACATCAAATAAAATGACAATCGTTTACAACTCTCCATTTCAAAATCACTTGATTTAGGATTGGGCATACATTATATATCAAGGTGGAAACGAGACTGCTAGAtcctgtgaaatagaggccaacTAATTGCAAATCAGTATTTGTTTCTCTATAATCTGTCCCCAGGGCTTTTAAACGTTGTTATTGTATGATAATTTAGTTATTAGAGGATCTTTTATCCCTTTGTAGATTGCGAGCTGTGATAACATAACTAGATTCGGAAGTTGATATAAAAGGGAGGAAGGGCCAAATAGATTAGTTAGCGGTGCTGTGTGCCATTAACGATATCGTTAGcgaggaaagaaaggaagaaagaaagaaagaaagttagtTAGTTTCCAATAAAATGAAAGGACTAACTGGGAATATTTCTTTCCGAGTGAGAGCATTTCCCAAACTACAAATTTacgttttggttttggtttggtctgAGGTTTTTATTATAGGAGAATTCACTGACTTCAAAAAGTAGCCTACAATACTGAAATTAGAATGCAGAAAAAACTCTATGACTTCTAAATTGCTAAAAATTAGTCTGCTAACAATATTTGCAACTCAGGAAGGAAAAGAGGCAACCGCCTGACCTTGGATAATTGAAATTTGATAGTTAAACTAATTAtaccattattttaaaataatacattacTTATGAATTCCATCTGCTGTTGTATGTTTGGAGTTAATATTGAactttttagaattttttttatatttttgttggTTGGCTGGTTTATAGAAAATCGAATATTTGCCACCCTCTTCAGGAGCATTGTTCCTGAATGGATAGTCTCACCTTCGAGAATAGGAAAATGCATCTAACTGAATATATAAAGCAAAAATGTTGGTACAATTTAGATCTTTTTTCTCATAGTAGCTATCATGGCTTAAATTCTGATTGTTGTCTTTTGTATAGATAacattatataaatataaaattataatTTAATATATGTTAGGTCTAACTAGATACTGACACACATATACTGCATTAATTTATATTATAAACATATAACTATACATATATTGCAGACCATTTGGTGTATGTTTGAACATTTCCAACTTACATAAACAATTACTCATTTTTGCTAATAGCTAATGTCTAATTTGCAAAGAGAGTTAAAGCACATAATATTTACCTTTATTAGACTTCAAAGTATTCTTGTTCAACTCATTTCCTACTGAACGTCTATGCAACTCTTTAACTGGTGTGAAAGATATCTTTATctatttactttgcatgtagaagaAAATAGGGTTACACACACGCCATACGCGTCTAACATCCACAACTATTCAACACTACAAATGGTAGTATATACAGGAAGAACTAGATTGTTGGGGACTATTTTTCGGCGAAACCCAAATATCTAAGCGTGGCAAGAAGATGATAT harbors:
- the HOXA4 gene encoding homeobox protein Hox-A4; protein product: MTMSSFLINSNYIEPKFPPCEEYSQHSSSSSTYHHHQQPHLHQHPAHPGQSLPDYYQRPSRDPGYQPPPPPPPPPEALYPAQPPGYPEAPYSYSSASATPGQEQPPPGASPPPPPPPPPPKGHHVQSQPLLQSHVLQHQRHCEAAPAAGTGASPGCPLLPDKSLPGLKGKEPVVYPWMKKIHVSTVNPNYTGGEPKRSRTAYTRQQVLELEKEFHFNRYLTRRRRIEIAHTLCLSERQVKIWFQNRRMKWKKDHKLPNTKMRSSNPSTASQQAKAQTQGHRHQLDGSTPNSSALS